The DNA segment TTCGTAGACGTACGTAAGTACGGGCTCACCGGTCGCAATTACCTCGAGTCGGCTGGCTCCGTCGTTCGAATCGGCGTCGGCCCCACTCGAGACGCTTCCGGACCAGGTTGCCCCATCAACTGCCGCGGCTATTGCTCGCATCTCAGCTGCGATTTCGGCGCTGGTGAGCCCGGTGTCAGTACCGATAACGAGCCTCACCGCTTCGTACTCTCCAGCTTCCGTGCGATAAATCACCTGACTCGCGGCATCCGGATTCGCTTCGAAGAGGCCGTCGTACAATCCCACCATGTTCTGGTCGGGAACGTCGTCGTCCGTCCGGTCGGCGAGACGAAACGTCGCGTTGAAGGACTCGCTGTCGTCGGCAGTTGCCTCCATCACCGACAGCGGCGACTGTATATCTGGGTTCCCCCCGGGCAAGACGTAGACAGCATCGCTCTCGCTCGCCCGTCGCTCGGCACGTGCGACCCGTTGCATCGTTTCACCGTCAGTTATGTCGCCTGCAATCAGGATCTGAGCTTGTCCACCTTCGCGCTGGAAGTGCTCGTTGAGGTACGCCAACGACGCCTGCATTCGATACTCCCCAGGTTCGAGTGGCCCGAGATAGGCCGTCCACGAAGCAGTGTCGTCCGTGAGGAACGCGCGCTCGTCGAACGTCGTATCCACCTGTGTCGCACCGACAGCACCGCCTGCAGTGACGAGAAACAGACACAGGAGGACGACGAGCGGTGCCCGGCGAGCGAGCGTCGCCCCGCTCGAGAGGATGCGTCCACCCTCCCCGGTTCCAATAGCGCGTTTATTACGATCGTAGCCACGATCCTCGAGGAAACCGTCCACCTGTACCTTCACCGCAGGAATCAACGCCCCAAAGACGACGAACGAGGAGACGATTCCCAGGGCGCTCACGACCCCGAACTCGCGAACGGGACCGACCGGACTGACGAGGTTCGCCAGAAATCCGATTGCCGCGGTCGCCGTCACCAGGATCAGTGCCACGGCGATTCCACCGAGGGCTCCGACCATCGCTCGTCCCGAGGTCGACTCGCTACCGTAATCCGCATCCGTCACCGCCCGTTGTAAGGACTTTTCAGGGCTCTCCGACCCCCCTTCCGCCTCGAGTGCGTAGTACTCTCGCTGGCGCATGAAGACGTGTATCGCGTAGTCGATAGAGAGCCCGATCAGTAACACGGGAATAGCGACGAACAGTTGCGTGAACGCAACGCTGGCCCATGCTGCGGCCCCAAACGTCCAGATGAGGACGACCAGCATACCGACACACCCCAACACGATATCGAGGGGGTCACGATAGGCAATGGTGAGTGTACCCACCACGAACAGCAGTGCCAGCGGACCAACGATCAACACGCTATCGAACACCGCCTGGTCGACCTCTGCCGCCACCAGTCCGAACCCGAAGACGATGGTGTTCGCCCGCCACTCGAGCGCATCCTCCTCGATCTCGTGTTGGGCCTCGATGACGTCGTCCCCGAGCGCTCCTGGCGGACTGTCGCCCCGGTCGAGCGACTGGGTGATGAGCAACATGCGGTCGCTCGCCTGCGTCTCACCCGGCGTGTACTCGGCCGGGAGCAAGCGTACGGCTCTGTCACTGCCGGGTCCCTCCGCCCCGAGGACGAATTCGATTGCCTCGTCGACGTCATCCTGATCTGCTGCTTCCAGCACTTCGATCTGCTCTTCGAGCGGTGGCTGTTCGATTCGCTCCAGTGCATCCCGGGTATCTTCGAGTCGTTCTCCTTCTCGCTGGAGGGCCTCGAGTTCGTCGAGATAGAGGCGACTAGAACCGTCAGTGATTGCCTGACCGCGTGCAGACTCGAGCCCGTTGCGTTGAACCTCGTACTCGTCGTCGGTCACGTTCTCGGCCGCTCGTTCGCGCTCTAGTTCGGCGATTTCGTGCTCGATCGAGCGGAGGGAGTCGACTGCAGCCTCGAAGTCTGCGGCTCGGTCGCTCTCGAGAGTCTCAGTGGCGTTTTCGATTACCGATTGGATGCGTGTTTCGTACGCGCTCGCCTGCTCGTCGTAGGTTTCGTCGTCGATATCGCCCGCCTCGTAGGAATCGTTCAGAGTTTCGTAC comes from the Natronosalvus amylolyticus genome and includes:
- a CDS encoding efflux RND transporter permease subunit — encoded protein: MTALEDVASGIVTHAKIIVAIGLVLTLVLGAGLPGLETDTRLEQFETAAPEGDAFEYAERSFDERDENTTTVQVIWRAEGEAIGGQTDNALTRESLLEGLYFQRDLHEDETIGPTLVEETPTVGVENVLATAIIRLEEAALIEEEATEFERELEAVETQIRSLEGSLEEIAALQAEYETLNDSYEAGDIDDETYDEQASAYETRIQSVIENATETLESDRAADFEAAVDSLRSIEHEIAELERERAAENVTDDEYEVQRNGLESARGQAITDGSSRLYLDELEALQREGERLEDTRDALERIEQPPLEEQIEVLEAADQDDVDEAIEFVLGAEGPGSDRAVRLLPAEYTPGETQASDRMLLITQSLDRGDSPPGALGDDVIEAQHEIEEDALEWRANTIVFGFGLVAAEVDQAVFDSVLIVGPLALLFVVGTLTIAYRDPLDIVLGCVGMLVVLIWTFGAAAWASVAFTQLFVAIPVLLIGLSIDYAIHVFMRQREYYALEAEGGSESPEKSLQRAVTDADYGSESTSGRAMVGALGGIAVALILVTATAAIGFLANLVSPVGPVREFGVVSALGIVSSFVVFGALIPAVKVQVDGFLEDRGYDRNKRAIGTGEGGRILSSGATLARRAPLVVLLCLFLVTAGGAVGATQVDTTFDERAFLTDDTASWTAYLGPLEPGEYRMQASLAYLNEHFQREGGQAQILIAGDITDGETMQRVARAERRASESDAVYVLPGGNPDIQSPLSVMEATADDSESFNATFRLADRTDDDVPDQNMVGLYDGLFEANPDAASQVIYRTEAGEYEAVRLVIGTDTGLTSAEIAAEMRAIAAAVDGATWSGSVSSGADADSNDGASRLEVIATGEPVLTYVYERALFESIIQGLLVALVAVTVFLMGVYHRQGHGALLGFVTVVPVIGALGATLATMALLGIPFNVLTGMVASLTIGLGIAYSVHLSSRFAQELESVHTTDDGAGDDATSGVENPVYRALDRTLRTTGGALTGSAVTTILGFGVLTVATVPLLQQFGFVTALTIGYAFLASVLALPTLLYIWARKTTDL